In Oncorhynchus tshawytscha isolate Ot180627B linkage group LG24, Otsh_v2.0, whole genome shotgun sequence, the genomic window TATCCACTTGTTTTCATCATAAACATGTAGATTAAGACCGTAATGAATGAAAATAAACATTACTTGAGTAGGGTAGGCTGATTTTGATTGTCTACATAGCGATTTACCAAAAGTGTCCCTATAATGCAGACTTCACCCTCGGAGTAGTAACACCACAGATGCTCAAATCTAAGGTCGTTAACCCTTTAACCTTTCATTTACTAAAGTGATATGATTAATCAATTTTGCTCACATTTTAATTTCCCTTCATTTAAATTGAGTAACACGCATGACAGTTTGTATTTAGACACACtaaatgatcaatggaatcatTAAATGACTAAATGGGATTGACTAATCTGAAGGGAATGTTCAAGGTCCTTGTATATCTTTGTAATGAGTGATTTTCAAACGTGTTTGATGTGTAAGTATTTGTAATTCTAAAGTGTTTTTCATGGTTGCAAAGGCAAAGGACGCAAATGCCACCGCAATTGCAGTAGCAATTAGCAAGAGTAAGCAATTCTTTCATTATCATTACTTAACACAATATAATGTTCCATAGTATTGTAGAATCAATAGGTTGAAGACCAATTGGTTTATTTCGTAAGCAACTTTGGCACACATTTCAGCACCATAGACAGTGCAACTGCAAATGTGTCTCTGATACAGACTCCTTTCAAAAAGACGAAGACTTACTCATCTGAGTCATCAAAAAGCTTTGCTTAAAACTGATAACTTTGAGATTCTGATGCCAAGAATGCCAAGCTTTTGTTCAACTTTTCTTTAAGTCCAGCAGACGTCAGGGAAATGCTAGCCTACATTCTTTATTTACAGATGGCCAACACACTGAGACCCTGGTTGATCCTTGTCGTCCTCGTCCTGGGCATGCTGGTTTGTCTGGGCACTTTCACGGATGCCTACTTTACCAAGCCGGTGAGCCCCGACGACAACGCGCCtccggaggaatgggccagataCAACACAGCGCTGCGACACTACATCAACCTCATCAATAGACAGAGGTGAGTGAGTTCAGCACTCTGTAGGTTAGCATTTTATCAACACGGGAAAACCTTGTCTTAGATATGGCACGAGAGTCCGAGATAATGCAATGTTTCAGCCTATTGGGGGGGAACAATTTCTCAAACCAGTTTTATGGGAACGGAACCTCCCACTGACAATCAATAGACTCAGCATATTCCTTCACTAAATTTGTTttcaaaggtaaaaaaaaataatccaTCTGCCAAATAACAATAAAATGTTGCTGATATTCTGAAGAGGGTTAAATTACCACTATAGCCAAGGTCACAGAAGAAGCTCTGAGGGGACAAGAGATATTTGAATTAATCCTGAGGATAATGATATTCTCTTGGTTCTCCAAGTTCATGTCCTGTCTCTGTGCCTTGGGGGCAAAAGGAAAGCACAACAGGATTTGCCCCTGTCTCTCAGTACAATTGAGTCTGTGTGTCTGCGACACTGCATCAACCTCATCACTAGACAGAGGTGAGTGAGTTCAGCACTCTGTAGGCTAACATGTTATCAACAGGGGAACACCTTGTCTTAGATATGGCACGAGAGTCAGAGATAATGCAATGTTTCAGCCTATTGCAGGGGGGGGGGCAATTTCTCAAACCAGTTCTATGGGAATGGAACCTCCTACTGACAATCAATAAACTGATAGCATATTCCTTCACTCAATTTGAAT contains:
- the LOC112223297 gene encoding peptide Y-like isoform X1, coding for MANTLRPWLILVVLVLGMLVCLGTFTDAYFTKPVSPDDNAPPEEWARYNTALRHYINLINRQRYGKRSAPESALGWLLLRDDSEGDLTQRSGGSDLG
- the LOC112223297 gene encoding peptide Y-like isoform X2 — its product is MANTLRPWLILVVLVLGMLVCLGTFTDAYFTKPVSPDDNAPPEEWARYNTALRHYINLINRQRYGKRSAPESALGWLLLRDDSEGDLTQR